A region of the Oncorhynchus nerka isolate Pitt River linkage group LG9a, Oner_Uvic_2.0, whole genome shotgun sequence genome:
aatacttttttgccccactgtacttagtgatatggtgctgctagtgatagacaataTTTATAGACAGAATACAGACAGCAGCATTTAAACAAAGTTTACATACATGATATACAATTAGGTacagtgagcatagagctataagagaatgagCAGATATACAAATAATCAGTGGGTAGACGGTtgatatacggttgatataccgtgggtatacggttgatataccgtgggtatacggttgatataccgtgggtatacggttgatatacagtgggtatacggttgatatacagtgggtataaggttgatatacagtgggtgtacggttgatatacagtgggtgtacggttgatatacagtgggtgtacggttgatatacagtgggtgtacggttgatatacagtgggtatgtggttgatatacagtgggtatacggttgatatacagtgggtatgcggttgatatacagtgggtatacggttgatatacagtgggtatgtggttgatatacagtgggtatgtggttgatatacagtgggtatgtggttgatatacagtgggtatgcggttgatatacagtgggtatatggTTGATATACAGTCGGTATACAGTGGGTAtctggttgatatacagtgggtatctggttgatatacagtgggtatacgttgatatacagtgggtatacgttgatatacagtgggtatatggttgctatacagtgggtatatggttgatatacagttgatatacagttGATACACAGTGGCTGTAAAAATGTACAGTATCCGTATGAATATATCTAAATGCAGAGAGACAACCCCACTCAGAACATTTCCATCGATTTCTCGTGTGTTTCCGTTCAAAACATTTGTTTAAACTTTTTGGGCCCTCACCAGTTTGCATCCTTGTACTTTACAGAGCTCACCAGATCCCCCCCCTGCCTTCTTTCAGGATTCTACCTTTACTATTTATAGTCACTTAGACAGCTCAGGGTAACTTTTTCACACCTTTGTTCTACTTTTGGGGAACTCAAAGGCATGTCACACCTTTACTGACACATTTTATTTTTCACTTTTTCTCTGTTGTGGATGAATGATTTCTCTCACTGCGGGTCTCAGGTGGCAGCCTGCCCATTGTGCTGTCATTCTCCCTTTTGGACACCAGAGGACAGACTATACCTTTGATACAGCTATGAAGAGATTTGAGAGATTGCCAGAGTAGATGATATCTACctgataactctctctctcccttccatctttctctctctctcctttctctgtctctctttctctctctctgcaggcggTGGTAGTTCCCCAGGCAGgggggcagctgtggttgttTGGAGGGGAGTTTGCGTCTCCTGACGGGGAGCAGTTCTACCACTATAAAGACCTCTGGGTTCTTCACCTCTCCACAAACACCTGGGAGCAGATCAAGTGAGGGAGCCATATTgctgtagtagtaatagtgtgtTAAACGTATGTTTGAGATGCTACTAGATGAACCTGTTTGTGTGAGTTCAAGTGTTGTGTCTGTAACCCAGGGTTCCAGGTGCCCCCTCTGGTAGGAGTGGACATCGTATGGTCCTGAGTAAGAGGCAGTTGCTGGTGTTCGGAGGCTTCCACGAAAGTGCTAGGTAAGGAGAGATGATGGGAGGAGCTATCGTGTCAGTTAAGGAGAGGTGATAGGCAGAGTAATTGTAGGAaataagaggagaggaaagagaaccTTCTGGCTAGCTTTATGGAGGTCAAACTATCACAATATGAGATGCAGCCGCTGCATGAAATATGCAAAATGAACTAGATTATTTTGTTGATAGTGTACTTCTTATCTTGCAGGGATTTTATCTACTACAACGATGTACATGCCTTCAGTCTGGACTCCTTCACCTGGAGTCGCCTCTCCCCCTCCGGCACTGGCCCCTCCCCTCGTTCAGCCTGCCAGATGACCTCTACCCCCGATGGCTCCGGGGTCATCATCTACGGAGGATACTccaaagtggtgtgtgtgtgtgtgtgtgtgcacaacaGGTTCTTAAGTTTGCTCATGTTAATTTGATATGATATTGAGAGATATGCAGCAAGTCTTTGAATGACTCCATGACATTTTAAATCAAAGTTGTGTTTTTATTCTTCCCTATTAGAAAGCTAAGAAAGATGTGGAAAAGGGAACCATCCACTCTGACATGTTTCTCCTCAAGAGAGATGGCAAAGAAGAACAAGGTACAGTGATGCTCAGGCTTATACTTACTATTGGCTACAGACTAGCCTGGACAAATAAAACGCAGGGCAATGGGATTTCTATTCACATGACATTGTTCCTCATGTTTATTTTCTCCCTGTCCCTTTCAGAGAAGTGGTTGTGGTCCCGGGTGAGTCCCTCAGGCTCCAAGCCACCCGCCCGGTCGGGCTTCTCCCTGGCTGTGGGGCCCACGGGCCGGGCGCTGCTCTTCGGAGGGGTGTGTGACGAGGAGGAAGATGAGACTCTGGAGGGGGACTTCTACAACGACCTTTACCTGTATGACATCAACAAGCACCGCTGGTTCCCTGCTCAGCTCAAGGTAACTGCTGGAAACTTCTATTTTGGCACATACAGTAGATATAATGTTTACTTGGACATTTGTAAGCAGCTGTgttaatattgttgttgttgacctgttTTTCCCTCCCCTTGTCCAGGGCTGTAAGTCGGAGAAGAAGAAGCGTCGACGGGGGAAGAAGGAAGGGGAGGGGTCAGGGGAGGGTCAGGAGGAGGAAGGAGCAGCAGCACAGGGACCTGTGGAGGTCATCAAGGAGATCGTCACTGAAGACGGAACAGTCATGACCATCAAGGAAATAATCCCCGGGACACaggtggaggaagagagtgaggaagaggaggaaggtgaggaaGGTGCCTCGGCCATCCTTGTCGAGCCCTGTGCTCGCTCCAGTGCCATGGCAACAGTGAAATATGGGAAGCTGTATTTGTACGGGGGCATGTTTGAGGTGGGTGACCGCCAGTTCACCCTCAACGACCTGTACTGTCTGGACCTCCACAAGATGGACCAGTGGGAGGTGCTGGTCGAGATGGACCCCAGTAAGTAAGAGGGAAACTGGGCTTTTCTGTCCGTGTGTTTCTGTGGGATGGAGGTTGACTTCCTGATCACACtgaccccttctctctgtagagACCCAAGAGTGGCtggatgactggtctgactcAGAGGACgatgaggagggggatgaagaggaggcTAAAGGAGGTGATGACGAAGGGGAGGAATCTGAAGAAGAAAGTGACTTACAGGGTAAATGAGAAATATCCCTTTATTCTTTTCGGTGTATGTTTCTAACCCTACTTTATTCTGCTCTTCATGTGTTCAAtagtgctgattggctgaaagctgtggtatatcaggctatatcaactgggtggttcgagccctgaatgctgattggctgaaagccgtagtATATCAGAGAATGTACTTCTCCACTAGAGCAGTGAACAGGTTGCATCAAAGCCGAAGCCAAAAGCCTCTTATAGAAAGCCTCAAGGGACAGTGCTGTCTAAACACAATGTCAGTCGCAGTAGTGTTGACACCAGCAGTAACACTCTCTTCTGTGTGGTGTATGCGTTTACAGATGAGGAGGATCACCCCCCAGTGCAGCCAGGTGAGGCGCTGGAAGACTTCCAGAGCCGTACAGAGCAATACTGGGTAGGCCAGGCCCGGGCCAACATGGGCCCAGAGGCTAAGGACACGAAGGTGCAGAAAGTGGGCATAGCCATGGCCAAGGTGTTCTATGAAGACCAGCAGTGAGCCAGGGTGTATGTGTATCCgccttctttgtgtgtgtgtgtgtgtgtgtgtgtgtgtgtgtgtgtgtgtgtgtgggacaggTGGAGAGTGATAGTTTGTCATAGGGAAGAACGAGGGTACtcatcagtgtttcccaactccagtcctcaagtaccccccccctcccaacagcacacatttgtATTGTAGCcacggacaagcacacctgattcaactaatcatcaagacctcaatgagttgaatcaggttagtttgtttggggctacaacaaaaatgtacACGGTTGGGGGTActcaaggactggagttgggaaccactgatgaGTATCCTCATTCTTCCCTATGACACATTATTAGAGTTGGAAAACACTTCTTTAAACTGAAGAGGCCAATTAAATAATCTCTCTGCTTGGTGAACATTTTCTGCCCTCATAACCACCCATGCCTTTGTACAGTAGGCCTAATTGTGCACGAAAATATGCTGCTGTTTTGGCAGTTGGACTACACTGCAGTATGTATACTGTATCGTATTTGGAATTAGTTTCTAGTTTCATATCTTCAAGAAGATGGTCAGAAAATCCTTGTCATTGCTCACCCCCTTTGATTTATTGTTTTCTAAACCAATTTGTCATTAAACATCCAACCATAATActtctgtagtgtctgtagtatttTTAAAGGTGACGGCCAATGTGTGTAGTGTTGAAAACTGCTCAACCTGATAAATACTGGTTGATCTTTCCCAGTGTTTGTGTTGTATTGAAGATAAGAAGATTATGTTTTAGCCTTTAAAATAGGTTGTTGACTCAACTTTTGACATATTTGAACCACTCTACCCTGCTACCAAAGCTTTGCCAGAACATATACTGTAGTACATTGGCTCCCTGACTGTTTACTACGCACTGTGCAGCGGTCAAACATGTAGTCAAACTTCCCCTGCTGTATGCTAAAGGTAAAACAGTTCCTTCGTTTtagctctacctctcctccagacTCATCTTCTTATCtgatgatggagagaggaaggtatATCGCAGAGGGAGGACAATTCAGCGAGTGAGTGATTTGAAAAGGACAATGAAAATACTTTAGAATAGTAGTCaggtatcaatcaatcaaatgtttttttaaagccctttttacatccgcagatgtcacaaagtgctatacaggaaccgagcctaaaaccccaaacagcaagcaatgcagatgtaaaagcatggtggctaggtaaaactccctagaaagaaacctagagaggaaccacactctgagggatggccagtcctcttctggctgtgtcggtgGAGATTATaggagtacatggccattaaggccagatcattCTTCAAGATAAGAGACGAGGGGCGAGGAAAGCTGTGCCTCCAAATGAAACgcagcctagctagctagctatcccagAGTGACCTATTTTCTCAGCTCTGAGAAGAATGAGGGATGacgagtggagggatgaataatAGATGGAAAGCAGATAGATGGATGAGGTTACTGGGATGCTGCAGACTGTCTCCaactctttccctcactctcttctTCATTCGCCTTCGACCCCAAATTTTTAAATCCTGTAAAAAAGACCGATATAAATAACTAAAAATAGACTTTTTGGGGGGCCCAGTGCTGCTGACGTGTCGGAGCACATGAAGTGTTATCGTCACAGACTCGTCAGTGGTCCCATGTGAGAGTGAGACTCATTCAGAGTGTATGGCTACTTCAGTGTTAGTTGTATAATTTCATTCCCTGTTTTCTTGATCTTTTTGGTGTTCTCCTATTTTATAATACCATATTAGGTGTTTTTAGACTGACTAGGTGCAATAATCATCATTCATTATCAACCCTTCTCAATGTTGTCGCACTGAAGCTGTTCCGGCCCGGTATTCTGACTCATAATATGCTAATACAGTTTCCAAGATAAGAAGTCAAATAATTCAATTTATAGCcatttgtttgtgtgtttaaTGTGAGTAGTTGTGATCATACACACAGCTGTCAGCTGGACAGATATTTGGTGAGTCCATGACAGACTGttacctctttctctacctcctccaatAGATTTAGAGAAATTACCCATCATCCTGTTCAGTGGTGGGACACAGCTAAACTTCACGCAGTGATTTCATTACAGTAATCTGGTGAAATTGGCTTAACTTCCCTTCAGACAATGAGCAGACAGGGAGGCAGTCAGAGACACGACAAGACAGACCGAAAACTGCACTGAGAAAAGGACAGTGGAATTGAGATAGGAGTTGACAGGGCTACGACAATACTAGCAATACAACTAGGATATGTTCTCATGTACTTGTGCCATTATATACCAGCTAAGCTAAAGAATATATTTTGTATGTAAGTTGCATCCTTCTGGTTTTGTTGTGTGGTCTTGCTGGCTGATGTAGCAACATGAAGGCAACACACACAAACTAATGTTATTGACATGAAGCCTACAAGCCAAGCTGCAGTTGTGTATTTGGAGTGTACCATTTTAAATCTATTCAGGGGAATACTTTTTTTCTCTCTGGGTAATGGTAATGCAAGAGCATGGGAAATAAAGAAGAATAGAAAAGGATAGAGGATGggttcatatacagtatatagactgAAACGGCACAGAGAGGGAAGACTGAGGGAAATGAAGGTGTGTCGAGCTTGATTCACCATTTTCCtctgccttttctctctctctctgccctccctttCATTGTGAAGATGGGTCCCGGGAGACAAACCCCGCCCTCATCGGTCTGACCACGCCCCTCATATGATGGAGGGGAATACGAAGTCAGGGTTGCCATGGTGACCCACACTCCAATGCTGCAGTTTAAAGTAGCAGCTTGGTTTACTCCTGTCTCTGTTGCACTTTGGTATCTAACATGTTGTTCACCTTAAACTATTTAACAATATGCAGTGTATACCTGCATACACACGCACATTCAAATAATTTTATCTCTGATATCTTCAATACTCTTTTTCATTATGGAAAGAAGACCTGATTAAAATCAGAcctgaagaaagagggagaggacaaAGATTCAATAACCACAAACCAGGAGTTTTCTTTCAAACACTTTCATTATTTTCTCCACATAACTCAAAAACGAACAGACCCCCaaaaagtaaagaaataaaagagaggagaagaaaagaaCTGGGCATGCTTTGGCATGCGATGGGTACTTCCAGTCGGAATGGTAGAAAAACCACAGGAGCAGGTAGATCAGCCAGTCGTCACCTCTGCACCTCTCAGTATCATCAACAGCCACTGGAACACTTTTCCATAGTTGTTCTTTGAATCAGTAAACCCTTTCCCATAATATGCCTTAACCCTCTAACGGTATCAGTCCAGTTTCCAACAGTACCTACTAACTCATGTAGTCAAGACTGGGGGAGCAAACGTTGTTGAAAAATAAAACTACACACGTTTGGCCCCAACTTTCATTCCTTCACATTGGCAGCTCTGTTTAACTTTGCTGGATAGAGAAACGGAGAGGCataggaggaagagaagagcgaGCACACACAGACCGGATGATCACTTACAGGAGGACCAGGAGAATCAGGGTGGAGTACAAGCCCCTTAC
Encoded here:
- the klhdc4 gene encoding kelch domain-containing protein 4, translated to MGKKGQKEQKKMKGAEKTAAKMDKKISKRSKREEEDLAALIAEFQSLDAKKTTVVETACPPPSPRLNASLSAHPDKDELILFGGEFFNGKKTYLYNDLFFYNIKKNTWVKSDIPNPPPRRCAHQAVVVPQAGGQLWLFGGEFASPDGEQFYHYKDLWVLHLSTNTWEQIKVPGAPSGRSGHRMVLSKRQLLVFGGFHESARDFIYYNDVHAFSLDSFTWSRLSPSGTGPSPRSACQMTSTPDGSGVIIYGGYSKVKAKKDVEKGTIHSDMFLLKRDGKEEQEKWLWSRVSPSGSKPPARSGFSLAVGPTGRALLFGGVCDEEEDETLEGDFYNDLYLYDINKHRWFPAQLKGCKSEKKKRRRGKKEGEGSGEGQEEEGAAAQGPVEVIKEIVTEDGTVMTIKEIIPGTQVEEESEEEEEGEEGASAILVEPCARSSAMATVKYGKLYLYGGMFEVGDRQFTLNDLYCLDLHKMDQWEVLVEMDPKTQEWLDDWSDSEDDEEGDEEEAKGGDDEGEESEEESDLQDEEDHPPVQPGEALEDFQSRTEQYWVGQARANMGPEAKDTKVQKVGIAMAKVFYEDQQ